The genomic DNA TACTTTCGATTATCGGTGTGATTTTATTTTTAATTCCTATACCTGTAGTAGAAGATGGTAAGCATACTTCAACCTTACCGATTGCTTATTTAGCCAAGCAATTTCAAGCACTTTTTGGTGGTTTAATGCCATGGATTATCGTTGCGATTATTACGATTTCTGGCATTTTAACGTTATTATATAGTACCGTGTTAAAATCAAAAGTAAAAAAAGATAGTTTTAGAGCAAACGCATTTATCGTGACATGGCCTTGGTTGGTGATTCGACTCTTATCAATCATTTTTGTATGGATTACATTTTTAAAAATCGGATTGCCATGGGTCTATTCAGAAGATACAGGTGGGCTTATTTTTACTGGATTGTTGCCTACATTAGTTGCGGTATTTTTCTTTGCGGCAATCTTTTTGCCATTACTGCTCGAATACGGACTCCTTGAATTTTTAGGTCCGATTTTTAGACCTGTCATGCGTCCATTGTTTACGTTGCCAGGGCGTTCTACAATTGATAACTTAGCGTCTTTCATTGGAGACGGTACTGTAGGTGTCATGATTACAAGTAAGCAATATGAGCAAGGATTTTATACACGCCGTGAAGCAACTGTTATTGCAACAACGTTTAGTGTTGTTTCATTAACATTTGCTATTGTTATCGCTGAAACGATTGGTCTTATTGATCATTTTGCGTTATTTTATAGTACGGTGATCATAGCGTGTTTAGTAGCAGCGTTCATTATGCCAAGAATATGGCCGTTACGTTCAGTAGAGGACCATTATGTTGATGGCGTTTCAGCAAAAGAACGACCTGAAAAACAGTATGATTATAAAGAAGCGCTTAAAAAAGGTTACGAAGATGCTGTCATCACAGGCTATAAAGCACCTGGATTAAAATTATATATGGTGACTGCCTTTAAAACGGTAATGGATATGTGGCTTGTCGTTATTCCGGTTGTTATGACGATTGGGACATTAGCTACAATTCTTGCGACATATACGCCTATATTCACTTGGATAGGCATTCCTTTTGTTCCGATATTAGAATTTCTTCATGTTCCAGAAGCACATGCTGCATCTGAAACAATGATTATTGGGTTTGCGGACATGTTCTTACCTTCAATATTAATCGAGGGCGTTCACAGTGACCTTACACGTTTTGTTGTCGGTGTGTTAAGTGTATGTCAATTGATTTATTTATCTGAAGTTGGTGGCGTTATTTTAGGATCTAAAATACCGGTAAGTATTGGAAAACTATTTATAATCTTTTTGATTCGTACAATCATTACGTTACCAATTATTGTGCTTATCGCGCATTTATTTTTCTAATTGTTTATACATTGAATTTTAAGAAACTGTACTTCGTATCTATTGCAGCTGAATATCAATTTTTTATAAGTAAAATCGTGAATGATGATATGCATAAACGAAGTTATATCATATGGAGTTTTATAATAAAAGGAAGCGCTAAGATGATTTTCAATTAAGAATCATCTTAGCGCTTTTTATTTTGGGATTAATGTCCCAGAATGCTTATATTGTGAATTAGTTAACTGGGAATCATCAATAATCTCAGTTTACTTCGTGACTTCGTTATATACTTTTTTATCATTAAATGTATAAATAATGTATTGTTGGTCGTCAGTGTCGATGATGACACGATTTGTTTTAC from Staphylococcus schleiferi includes the following:
- a CDS encoding YjiH family protein; this translates as MEKYTKKQWTIGKLKFILLSIIGVILFLIPIPVVEDGKHTSTLPIAYLAKQFQALFGGLMPWIIVAIITISGILTLLYSTVLKSKVKKDSFRANAFIVTWPWLVIRLLSIIFVWITFLKIGLPWVYSEDTGGLIFTGLLPTLVAVFFFAAIFLPLLLEYGLLEFLGPIFRPVMRPLFTLPGRSTIDNLASFIGDGTVGVMITSKQYEQGFYTRREATVIATTFSVVSLTFAIVIAETIGLIDHFALFYSTVIIACLVAAFIMPRIWPLRSVEDHYVDGVSAKERPEKQYDYKEALKKGYEDAVITGYKAPGLKLYMVTAFKTVMDMWLVVIPVVMTIGTLATILATYTPIFTWIGIPFVPILEFLHVPEAHAASETMIIGFADMFLPSILIEGVHSDLTRFVVGVLSVCQLIYLSEVGGVILGSKIPVSIGKLFIIFLIRTIITLPIIVLIAHLFF